One part of the Thermoanaerobacterium sp. CMT5567-10 genome encodes these proteins:
- the nrdR gene encoding transcriptional regulator NrdR, translated as MKCPFCGYLDSKVIDSRPTDDSASIRRRRECIKCGKRFTTYEKVEQVPILVIKKDLSREAYDRDKILKGMIKACEKRPVPIKKLEDLADEIERDIYNSYEKEITSAQIGEMVMEKLKNVDEVAYVRFASVYRQFKDINTFMDELKKLLNDNEERK; from the coding sequence TTGAAATGTCCTTTTTGCGGTTATTTGGATTCAAAAGTTATTGATTCTCGCCCTACAGATGATTCTGCATCTATAAGGAGAAGAAGAGAATGCATAAAGTGCGGTAAAAGATTTACAACCTATGAGAAAGTTGAGCAAGTTCCGATTTTAGTTATAAAAAAAGATTTAAGCAGAGAAGCTTATGATAGAGATAAAATTTTAAAAGGTATGATAAAGGCATGTGAAAAAAGACCTGTTCCAATCAAAAAATTAGAAGATTTGGCGGATGAAATTGAAAGAGATATTTATAATTCTTATGAAAAGGAAATCACTTCGGCTCAAATTGGGGAGATGGTAATGGAAAAGCTAAAGAATGTTGATGAAGTGGCATATGTCAGGTTTGCATCAGTCTATAGACAATTTAAAGATATTAATACATTCATGGATGAGCTGAAAAAATTGCTAAATGATAACGAAGAGAGGAAATAG
- a CDS encoding response regulator transcription factor — MAHTILVIEDEAHILELLRYNLEAQGYNVILTDNGKEGLEKCRELSPDLVLLDLMLPDIDGIDICKKIKSDEHLKNIPIIMLTAKSEEFDKILGLELGADDYITKPFSIRELLARIKVVLRRSKSETEDNEIIKFGDITIDTEKHIVYKGNEILDLTLKEFELLKLLSKNRGKVLTRDYLLDKVWGYEYAGETRTVDVHIRHLRKKIEDDDKLPVYIETVRGIGYKLKDTGEGNA, encoded by the coding sequence TTGGCACATACAATTCTTGTAATCGAAGATGAAGCACATATTCTAGAACTTTTAAGGTACAATCTAGAGGCACAAGGATATAATGTAATACTTACTGATAACGGCAAAGAAGGACTTGAAAAATGCAGAGAACTAAGTCCTGATCTGGTTCTTTTAGATTTAATGCTTCCGGATATAGATGGCATCGATATCTGTAAAAAGATAAAATCTGATGAACATCTTAAAAATATTCCGATTATAATGTTAACCGCAAAAAGTGAAGAATTTGATAAAATACTGGGCTTAGAGCTGGGAGCAGATGATTACATTACAAAACCATTTAGCATAAGAGAATTGCTGGCTAGGATAAAAGTTGTTTTAAGAAGATCAAAAAGTGAAACAGAAGATAATGAGATAATTAAATTCGGAGACATTACTATAGACACAGAAAAACACATAGTATATAAAGGTAACGAAATTCTTGACCTTACTTTGAAGGAGTTTGAACTGCTTAAACTTTTATCGAAAAATAGAGGGAAAGTTTTAACGCGTGATTATTTATTGGACAAGGTTTGGGGATATGAATATGCTGGTGAAACAAGAACGGTGGATGTCCATATAAGACATTTAAGAAAGAAAATAGAAGATGATGATAAGTTGCCTGTGTACATCGAAACTGTTAGAGGTATAGGCTACAAATTAAAAGATACAGGTGAAGGCAATGCTTAA
- the pnpS gene encoding two-component system histidine kinase PnpS produces the protein MLKKLYYSYFIISFLGILVTSFFFIEKITTLRFWCGIILGLIVSNFFGYRFIKGIVQPINEITDVAKEITKGNYEHRMEIKSIDEIGQLSSAINIMSDKLQETIDELYDRNAKLEAILKSLINGVIAFDENEKILLINDSARAILNIKESSVVGKHILDVVRNTKFHDILEKIIKDKGYNIDNLEINTFNKYLKIYSSPIVHQVTHKKLGFVVIINDITEVRKLEKIRSDFVANVSHELRTPLTSIRGFIETLREGAIDNVEERDRFLEIIEFEAERLTRLINDILTLSEIENLKDGFVKEDIAIDDEVNEIFYIMEKTANDKSIKLVKDLNCKGVVIKTSKDRLRQMIINLVDNGIKYTPEGGYVKVTTIDRKDNVLIEVKDSGIGISKENIPRLFERFYRVDKGRSRKLGGTGLGLAIVKHIVESMKGSISVESEIGKGTKFTIVLPKEQK, from the coding sequence ATGCTTAAAAAACTTTATTATAGCTATTTCATAATAAGTTTTCTTGGTATTTTGGTTACATCGTTTTTTTTTATTGAAAAAATAACAACCTTAAGGTTTTGGTGTGGAATAATTTTAGGACTTATTGTCAGCAATTTTTTTGGATATAGGTTTATAAAGGGCATTGTACAGCCTATAAATGAGATAACAGATGTTGCTAAAGAGATAACAAAGGGCAACTATGAGCACAGGATGGAAATCAAGTCAATCGATGAGATTGGTCAGTTATCTTCAGCAATAAACATTATGTCGGACAAGCTTCAAGAGACCATCGATGAGCTGTACGATAGGAATGCAAAACTTGAAGCTATTTTGAAAAGCCTTATAAATGGTGTTATAGCCTTTGATGAAAATGAAAAAATTTTATTAATAAATGATTCAGCAAGAGCAATATTGAATATAAAGGAAAGTTCTGTTGTTGGAAAGCACATATTAGACGTTGTAAGAAATACAAAATTTCATGATATTTTGGAAAAAATCATAAAGGATAAAGGATACAACATAGATAATTTAGAGATTAACACATTTAATAAATATCTCAAAATATATTCTAGTCCTATCGTTCACCAAGTCACACATAAAAAGTTAGGATTTGTTGTAATAATAAATGACATAACAGAGGTTAGAAAACTTGAAAAAATCAGAAGTGATTTTGTCGCAAATGTCTCACATGAGCTTAGGACACCTCTTACATCTATAAGAGGATTTATAGAAACTTTAAGAGAAGGAGCCATCGACAACGTAGAAGAGAGGGATAGGTTTCTTGAAATTATTGAGTTTGAAGCTGAGAGACTGACGAGACTTATAAATGATATATTGACATTGTCAGAAATAGAAAATTTAAAAGATGGATTTGTAAAAGAAGACATTGCCATTGATGACGAAGTGAATGAAATTTTTTACATTATGGAAAAAACTGCAAATGATAAAAGCATAAAGCTTGTAAAAGATTTAAACTGCAAAGGTGTGGTCATAAAAACGAGTAAAGACAGGCTAAGGCAGATGATAATTAATCTCGTCGATAATGGGATAAAATATACTCCAGAAGGCGGATACGTAAAAGTTACGACAATTGACAGAAAAGACAATGTGTTAATAGAAGTTAAAGACAGCGGAATAGGCATCTCAAAGGAGAATATTCCTAGACTGTTTGAGAGGTTTTACCGTGTTGATAAAGGAAGGTCAAGAAAATTAGGTGGTACTGGTCTTGGACTTGCAATAGTAAAGCATATAGTTGAATCAATGAAAGGATCTATTTCAGTGGAAAGCGAGATTGGAAAAGGTACAAAATTCACTATTGTTTTACCAAAGGAGCAAAAATAG
- a CDS encoding phosphate ABC transporter substrate-binding protein codes for MLKSKAVKVLLAVLMIVSVFVFSACGSNSNNAGNNTANQSNGSQDISGSATAVGSTALQPLVEQAATLFHQKYPNATINVQGGGSGTGLTQVSQGAADIGNSDIFAEEKSGIDAKSLVDHKVAVVGFAVVVNKDVTVDNLTQQQLVDIFTGKIKNWKDVGGQDEPIVVINRPTSSGTRATFKKIVLGGQDEVQGLALTEDASGTVRKTVAEKKGAISYLAFSYVDDSVKALKYNGVEPTKENVINGKYPIASYEHMYTKGEPTGVVKAFLDFMMSDEVQKGPAEKLGFININDMKVTLK; via the coding sequence ATGTTAAAAAGTAAAGCGGTCAAAGTTTTGTTAGCTGTATTGATGATTGTCAGTGTGTTTGTTTTTTCTGCGTGCGGTTCAAATTCTAACAATGCAGGAAATAATACAGCAAATCAATCAAATGGTAGTCAGGATATTTCTGGTTCTGCAACAGCGGTTGGTTCTACGGCTTTACAGCCTTTGGTAGAACAAGCAGCAACATTATTTCACCAAAAATATCCTAATGCCACTATCAATGTCCAAGGCGGCGGTAGTGGTACAGGTTTAACACAAGTATCACAAGGTGCAGCAGATATAGGTAATTCAGATATATTTGCAGAAGAAAAATCAGGTATCGATGCTAAGTCATTAGTTGATCACAAGGTGGCAGTCGTTGGTTTTGCTGTCGTAGTCAATAAAGATGTGACTGTAGATAATCTGACACAGCAGCAATTAGTTGATATATTCACAGGAAAAATAAAAAATTGGAAAGATGTAGGCGGACAAGACGAACCGATAGTAGTAATTAATAGGCCTACAAGTTCTGGAACGAGGGCAACTTTTAAGAAAATCGTATTAGGCGGTCAAGATGAGGTACAAGGATTAGCATTGACAGAAGATGCATCAGGTACTGTTAGAAAGACGGTTGCTGAAAAGAAAGGTGCAATAAGTTATCTTGCATTCTCATATGTTGATGATTCTGTAAAAGCATTAAAATACAATGGTGTCGAGCCCACAAAGGAAAATGTCATAAATGGCAAATATCCAATAGCATCGTATGAGCACATGTATACTAAAGGTGAGCCCACTGGTGTTGTTAAAGCATTCTTAGACTTTATGATGTCTGACGAAGTCCAAAAAGGACCTGCAGAGAAACTTGGATTTATAAACATAAATGACATGAAAGTAACTTTAAAATAA